The genome window CGACCGGTAGCCGAGCGACATTACCATCGTGCCGAGCGGACGGTGCGTCCAGGCGGTGGCTCCAAACGGCGTCTGGGTCCAGATCTCCCAGTATTTTGAAGCCGGAATAACATTGATGTTCAACGTGATGCCCGCGTCCTGAAGCTGGTCACGCATGGCCTCCGCGACCGTCTGGTGCCAGGGGCCATCGGTGTTGCCGACATCAATGGTGACCGTGATGCCATCGGGATAGCCCGCTTCGGCGAGAAGAGCCCTGGCACCTTCAACGTCACGACTGATGGGCGGCAGCGCCTGGTAATCGGGATGCACCGGCGCGACATGATAGTTCTCGCCGACATCGCCGCCTTCCGGATAGACCAGCGGTTTGATCGTGGCGTTGTCGACCGCCATGAGGATGGCCTTGCGAACGCGCGCGTCGTCGAAGGGCTTGGCATCGACCCGCATCCGGCAACACAGCGTCTGTGCGGTGCGCGCGGCGATGATGTTGCCCTCGATGGCCTTGGCCAGTTCCATCTGCTCGACGCCGAAGTCGTAGATGGCATCCACGCTTTGACCGGCAAAGGCGGTCAGCTGGTTATCGGCATCGAAATTGTAGTAGTGGATCTCGTCAAGGAAGACCTTGCCGCCCCAATACTCGAAGGGCTGCCCACCTGCCTCGGTCACACGCTTCAGGATGCAGCGATCACTCACGACATTCTCGGTGATGGTGAACGCGCCCGTGCCGTTCAGCGCGTTGTCCAGCGGCGGTGTGAAGCCGCGATGCACGATCGCTGTGGGGTAATTGTACATGTCCTCCGGGAAGGACAGCACCGGCTTCGTCAGGTTGAAGCGGATCGTGTGATCGTCGACCACCTCGATGGATCCGTCGACCAGCTGCTTTTTGCCGTCCACTTCCTCGACCATGGCGGATATCGAGGACAGTCCGATATTCGAAGACCCGATCTCCGGGTTTGTCCAGCGCTCGAAATTGAATTTCACGTCCTCGGTGGTGAAGTCATCGCCATTGTGCCACTTCACGCCCTTGCGCAGGTAAAAGGTCCAGGTCTTGAGGTCGTCAGAGGCTTCCCAGCCTTCCGCCAGCATCGGGCGTGTGACGTTGTCCGGGCCGGTCATCGCCAGATACTCAAGCATGTGACGCGCCTGATTGGAGGCCTGTGTCCAGGAGAACGTCGCCGGATCGTCGATCTTTTGAACCTGCATCGCGACCTTCAGGATTCCGCCCGACTTCGCGTTCGCGTCATCGGGGGGAACGGAAGGTTTGCTGCGTCCTGCGCAACCGCGGGGTTCGGCAGGCCCGCCATGGCATAGGCCGATCCGGCCCCGACGCCAAGAAGGGCTGCAAAGCGGACGAATTCGCGGCGGTTGAGCTTTCCGCTTTCCATCTCGCGGCGTGCTTCTGCGACTTTCGGATGAAGCTTTTTCGAAGTGTCTTTGTTCGACATTGGCACTGTCTTCCCTCAAATTTTCAGTCACACGGGCATTGTCCGAACCGGACGCCCGCTCTTTCTGCCGGTCTCGCATGATCGCCGGGCAAACCGGGACAAACCGCGAAAACCAGGATGGAGGCTGTTTCAGCGACTGCCCCTCAATATCCTCATGAGAAGACAATGATAGCGGTTGCAGATCCAAAGCCCAACACAGTTTTTCAGCGAAACGAACTCACCCGCCCGGAAACACCACAGCGATACATACGCATTCACCCATCACGAATATTTTTGCGTATCATGTTTGTATTGCACCGACCCGCCCACTCCTCTTCAGGTGTGAAAATCGGGTGACGGATCACACAGTTTCAAAATTTCATAGTGGGAAAATTGGCCTCGAATACTTCCGGCTTTCGCGAACTTCGGAAAACGTCAACCCGCCGTCACGGATCTGCAAAAATAACCAGACGCGCCCGGGTTGCTTCAAGAACACGCGCAAATCCGCCTTGAACGCTGCGAGATCGACGACTTTCAACGCCAAGCCGGTCGCGCCCTGCGCTCGCCGGCGAACGGCACGGTACACCATCCGAGCCAGTCAAAACGATGATCGACAGCAGTTTCGCGGAGTATTGCAGGCGCAACCGTCCCGGCCAAATGCACAGGAAAAAGTCGGGACAGATTATGTTTGCTTTGAAACCCAGGCGGTTGAAAGCCCGCGCAGGCCTGAAGAGCCCGAACAACAGGTCGGTCAGCCACGTGCAGTCGGGGTGACGGCCGCGCCGGCCCAACGAACTGGCCGCGTCGACCTGGCTCGGCGTTGAGAAGTTGATTGCCTGCCACGTCAGAGACAACAAAAATCACCCTAATTCAATATATGAAAAAATCCAATTAAAATATTGTTATAATTATTATATATGAAATATCTATCGTTTGCGCTCAAGCCGTCCGGCCCGACTTTTTTATAAAGGAATCTCTGCAACCAACTGACATAAATCTTCAATTTAAACGGATGTCAGATCGCGAAAGCATTCCACGACATGTTCGGCAAAGGCATCCGTTGCTTTCCCGGCCTTGTCGCCTTCCTTGAGGATCAAATGATAATCGCCGATCTCCGGCAGACCGTGGCGTTCATCCAGACGCTGCAGCGGGGGCGCGATCACGCTGGCGGGAAAAGGCGCCACAGCCAGGTCGGCCAGCAGGGCGGCTTCCTGCCCGGCACTGTGAAAGCTCTGATAGGCAATGCGGTAGGGATGCTCTGATTTGTCGAGAGCGATCCGCGCCGCCTTGCGCCAGGGGCATCCCGAGATGGAAAACGCGAGCGGCAACGGGTCACGACTGTAGGCAACGCCGCCCTCGAGCCCGGCCCAGGCGAGCGGCTCGGTATGGACGATCTCGCCGCCACGCGCGAGATCGCTGTCGGTGCGGGCCGTGTAGAGGATCAGGTCGAGTTGGCGCTCCTTGAGCTTCTGGAGCAAATGCGGACTGCCATCGAGATGCACATCCACATTCACGCCAGGATGTGACCTTGCAAATCGCGTCAGGATGTTGGGCAGAAACCGGGTTCCGAAATCCGATGGCGCCCCGAAACGAACCTCGCCTTCGATCTCCGGCGAGCGAAACAGCGCAACCGCCTCGGCATTGAGCATCAGGATCCGCCTTGCGTATCCAATCAGCGCCTCGCCCTCCGCGGTCAGGCGAACGGCGCGGCCCTCGCGCGCAAACAGGGAAACGCCAAGGATGGTTTCCAGTTTCTTTATTTGCATTGACACAGCTGAAGGGGTTCGACCAACAACTTCGGAAGCCCTTGAAAAGCTTCCTGTTTCCGAGATTAGCAGAAACGTTCGATAAAGGTCGGTCTCG of Stappia sp. ES.058 contains these proteins:
- a CDS encoding LysR substrate-binding domain-containing protein — its product is MDIVPGKGTPLIETDLYRTFLLISETGSFSRASEVVGRTPSAVSMQIKKLETILGVSLFAREGRAVRLTAEGEALIGYARRILMLNAEAVALFRSPEIEGEVRFGAPSDFGTRFLPNILTRFARSHPGVNVDVHLDGSPHLLQKLKERQLDLILYTARTDSDLARGGEIVHTEPLAWAGLEGGVAYSRDPLPLAFSISGCPWRKAARIALDKSEHPYRIAYQSFHSAGQEAALLADLAVAPFPASVIAPPLQRLDERHGLPEIGDYHLILKEGDKAGKATDAFAEHVVECFRDLTSV
- a CDS encoding twin-arginine translocation signal domain-containing protein, which produces MSNKDTSKKLHPKVAEARREMESGKLNRREFVRFAALLGVGAGSAYAMAGLPNPAVAQDAANLPFPPMTRTRSRAES
- a CDS encoding ABC transporter substrate-binding protein, with protein sequence MQVQKIDDPATFSWTQASNQARHMLEYLAMTGPDNVTRPMLAEGWEASDDLKTWTFYLRKGVKWHNGDDFTTEDVKFNFERWTNPEIGSSNIGLSSISAMVEEVDGKKQLVDGSIEVVDDHTIRFNLTKPVLSFPEDMYNYPTAIVHRGFTPPLDNALNGTGAFTITENVVSDRCILKRVTEAGGQPFEYWGGKVFLDEIHYYNFDADNQLTAFAGQSVDAIYDFGVEQMELAKAIEGNIIAARTAQTLCCRMRVDAKPFDDARVRKAILMAVDNATIKPLVYPEGGDVGENYHVAPVHPDYQALPPISRDVEGARALLAEAGYPDGITVTIDVGNTDGPWHQTVAEAMRDQLQDAGITLNINVIPASKYWEIWTQTPFGATAWTHRPLGTMVMSLGYRSGVPWNESGFASPEFDTALDAAEATLDVEERKGLLAKASAILQDAAVMVLPIWRPIYCMASTSVHDYPAHPTQYHQFNKVWMS